Proteins from a genomic interval of Rosa chinensis cultivar Old Blush chromosome 2, RchiOBHm-V2, whole genome shotgun sequence:
- the LOC112187185 gene encoding probable calcium-binding protein CML36, whose amino-acid sequence MKLMKINSLSPKRLFRSMKDRSAVSRSDPPSFGSGTASSSSSDPLPSDHKPGPGGMVTPTSVLPEISGDWSDFSADTHLDMAQAFKLIDRDNDGVVSRKELEALLKRLGAEPPSHEEVAMMLSEVDRDGDGCIPLEALLHRFGPACEPAADSELREAFEVFDADHDGKISAEELFSVFTAIGDDRCTLEDCRRMIAEVDKNGDGFVCFEDFALMMELQR is encoded by the coding sequence ATGAAGCTCATGAAAATCAACAGCCTCAGCCCCAAACGCCTCTTCCGCTCCATGAAGGACCGCTCCGCTGTTTCCCGCTCCGACCCACCGTCCTTTGGCTCCGGAACGGCGTCGTCTTCCTCCTCGGATCCCCTGCCGTCCGACCACAAGCCCGGACCCGGCGGCATGGTGACTCCCACGAGCGTTCTGCCGGAAATATCCGGGGACTGGTCGGATTTCTCTGCCGACACTCATCTCGACATGGCCCAGGCGTTTAAGCTGATCGACAGAGACAACGACGGAGTGGTGTCGAGAAAAGAGCTGGAGGCTCTGCTGAAGCGCCTGGGGGCGGAGCCGCCGAGCCACGAAGAGGTGGCGATGATGTTGAGCGAGGTGGACCGGGACGGCGACGGCTGCATACCCCTGGAGGCCTTGTTGCACCGGTTCGGACCGGCTTGCGAACCGGCGGCCGACTCGGAGCTGCGGGAGGCTTTTGAGGTGTTCGACGCGGATCACGACGGCAAAATATCGGCGGAGGAGCTGTTCAGCGTGTTCACGGCGATAGGGGACGACCGGTGCACGTTAGAGGACTGCCGGCGCATGATAGCCGAGGTCGATAAGAACGGGGATGGGTTCGTCTGCTTTGAGGACTTTGCTCTTATGATGGAGCTGCAGAGATGA
- the LOC112184480 gene encoding nuclear intron maturase 3, mitochondrial, producing the protein MLINLRRTIAIPFHQKPTLCKLLSTRTPNPNSNSTQPLSESQLKSLVLSRYARGKFTNLLQNVIALPAVLLTACQNLTTPQTQNGLRLSLPDSVSKRFSIHEMGRELCENRFDVAASSVTMAAPRNGGESLVLPSLKLKVLIEAIRIVLGVVYDERFVTFSYGGRVNMGRHTAIRYLKNSVANPSWWFSVSFNGGKFEQRHVNKLCLFMHEKIEDEVLTNIIKTLFECGAVRIELGSCCFGRGFPQESGLSSILMNIYFNGFDKEIQEMRLKKNQEHPKFESNELVSEDGVFYKPVKIYAVRYLDEILVMTSGSKMLTMDLKNWVVKYLEGSLELMVDKIKTSIHSAVSEKIDFMGMELQAVPPSVLHPPMSEKAIRARKKYLRQKEVRAIELKNARERNRKKLGMKIMSHVFKKLKSSDGLKSEYQIENQVREIFRTWADEVVQEFLESLDERWDWYRKLSAGNFLSLRHIRQQLPEELVDAYDKFQEQVDKHLNPVRDRKAREEEERRVTEEAEQKYAKRTVEDLTKLCVKADAPIEVLRKMVKLIGFTNHMGRPRPITLLTALEDADIIKWYAGVGRRLLDFYCCCHNFKMVKTIVTYHLRFSCILTLAEKHESTKSEAMKHYTKDLKVFDINGNQEVYFPTEREVKMMGDKNLSDPIPVDGAFSLALIRLASDEPPYSCVAHFCDRTDTIVYRVRLLQSRLNLTPVDDKKWVPGMGAINESLHLKCFPLCPDHIHDLYMGSITFQDIDCTSFVDVD; encoded by the coding sequence ATGCTCATAAACCTCAGAAGAACAATAGCCATTCCATTTCACCAAAAACCCACACTTTGCAAACTCCTCTCAACTCGTACACCAAATCCAAACTCCAACTCGACACAGCCTCTTTCAGAATCCCAACTCAAATCCTTGGTTCTCAGCCGCTACGCTCGCGGCAAATTCACCAACCTCCTCCAAAACGTCATCGCTTTACCCGCTGTTCTCCTCACCGCCTGCCAAAACCTCACCACCCCTCAAACCCAGAATGGCCTCCGCCTCTCCCTTCCCGACTCGGTCTCGAAGCGGTTCTCAATTCACGAAATGGGTCGCGAGCTCTGCGAGAATCGGTTCGATGTGGCAGCTTCTAGTGTCACAATGGCGGCCCCAAGAAACGGAGGTGAGTCTCTGGTCTTACCCAGTTTGAAACTCAAAGTTTTGATTGAAGCTATTAGGATTGTATTGGGGGTTGTTTATGATGAACGCTTTGTGACGTTTTCTTACGGCGGTCGTGTTAATATGGGGAGGCACACGGCCATTAGGTACCTTAAGAACTCTGTTGCAAATCCCAGTTGGTGGTTTAGCGTTAGCTTTAATGGGGGTAAGTTTGAACAACGACATGTAAATAAGCTATGCTTGTTTATGCACGAGAAAATAGAGGATGAGGTTTTGACTAATATCATCAAGACATTGTTTGAATGTGGCGCGGTGAGAATTGAATTGGGTAGTTGTTGCTTTGGAAGAGGGTTTCCTCAGGAGAGTGGGTTGAGTTCGATTTTAATGAACATTTACTTTAATGGTTTCGACAAAGAAATTCAAGAGATGCGTCTGAAGAAGAATCAGGAGCATCCCAAATTCGAGTCGAATGAGCTTGTTTCAGAGGATGGTGTTTTCTATAAGCCTGTCAAGATATATGCGGTTAGGTACTTGGATGAGATATTAGTGATGACGTCTGGGTCCAAAATGTTGACTATGGATTTGAAGAACTGGGTTGTCAAGTACTTAGAAGGGAGTTTGGAATTGATGGTGGATAAGATTAAAACATCTATTCATAGTGCAGTGTCTGAGAAGATTGATTTCATGGGCATGGAATTACAGGCAGTTCCACCTTCGGTGTTGCACCCCCCTATGTCTGAAAAAGCTATTAGAGCACGAAAAAAGTACCTTAGACAGAAGGAAGTCAGAGCTATAGAATTGAAAAATGCTAGAGAGAGGAACAGAAAAAAATTGGGAATGAAAATAATGAGCCATGTTTTTAAAAAGTTGAAGAGCAGTGATGGATTGAAATCTGAGTATCAAATTGAGAATCAAGTCAGAGAAATCTTTAGAACCTGGGCTGATGAAGTGGTGCAAGAGTTCCTTGAGTCATTGGATGAGCGTTGGGATTGGTATCGAAAGCTATCAGCAGGTAATTTTCTGTCTTTAAGACATATTAGACAACAATTGCCCGAAGAGCTTGTAGATGCTTATGATAAGTTCCAAGAGCAAGTAGACAAGCATTTGAACCCAGTCAGAGATAGAAAAgcaagagaggaagaagaaaggaggGTAACAGAAGAAGCGGAGCAGAAATATGCCAAGAGAACAGTTGAGGATTTGACAAAGCTCTGTGTGAAAGCTGATGCGCCTATAGAagttttgaggaagatggtcAAGTTAATTGGGTTTACAAATCATATGGGTCGTCCCAGGCCAATCACTTTACTAACTGCTCTTGAAGATGCTGATATCATCAAGTGGTATGCAGGTGTAGGGAGAAGATTGCTTGATTTTTACTGCTGCTGCCATAACTTCAAGATGGTCAAAACTATTGTAACTTATCACTTGAGGTTCTCCTGCATCTTGACtcttgctgaaaagcatgaatCTACCAAAAGTGAAGCCATGAAACATTATACTAAAGATTTGAAAGTCTTTGATATAAATGGAAATCAAGAAGTATACTTTCCCACAGAAAGAGAGGTAAAGATGATGGGAGATAAAAATCTTTCTGATCCAATACCTGTGGATGGGGCATTTTCTTTGGCTCTGATTAGATTAGCTTCTGATGAGCCTCCATATTCTTGTGTTGCTCATTTCTGTGACAGAACTGATACTATTGTTTATCGGGTACGATTATTGCAAAGTCGATTGAATCTGACCCCCGTGGATGATAAGAAATGGGTGCCGGGGATGGGTGCAATTAATGAGAGCCTCCATCTGAAATGCTTCCCTCTTTGTCCTGATCACATACATGATCTATACATGGGGAGCATTACCTTTCAAGATATTGATTGTACATCATTTGTGGATGTAGACTGA